TCGAATTCTATGAGGCCCACGTGAGGGCCCAATACACCGGGCCCACGGGCCCCTCCCTCCTCACCCTGCTACACTTGAAGAAGAACTTGAAATCCAACATAGAGACATCCAACGAATCATGGCTAAAAATGGACATGTAGTAGAAGAAAATGTGACTCTTCAAAGGGAATTAGTTGCTGTGAAAGATGAGATTCATAGATTAGGTCAAATCATCCCCAAATTACATGTTGAAAAAGATGCAAGAGCCACAGATTTAATTGACAGAGGAATGAAACTCGAGGCTGAGCTTCGTGATGTTGAGCCTTTAATGGCAGATGTGGGACAATTAAGAAGTGAATTCCAGAAATTGACTTCATTGAGGCAAGAATTGTCTAGTCAAATCTAAGGTTTGACCAAAGATACAAGTAGCTAGATTGAAGGCTAAAAATGAACAAGTGGTTGCACTTAAGACTGATATTGATGGTATGCATAAAGACCTTGTGGATATGAGGTATGAATTTGTACTTTGATGTAttcaaaattgtttttattttgagaTTGCAATgagatttatttaattattgatTTGTATATAGGAGAGATTATGAAATGTTGTTTTTGTTTCCTTGCTGAGAATGTTGTTTTTGTTGAGATGTGTAGAGGACATGTTATCAACTTCAATGACCCAAATGTAAGTAACTTATAATTACTATTACTATTATCTAGATTATTTAATATTACTATTATCTAGATTATTTAATATGCTATAATCTGAACACCATTTTTGAACAACATTTAAGGACCAACATATAAGTTTCTATTATTACTTTTACTATTATTTAGTATCTTTTTCTGTTGAAATGATCAAGTAAACCTATCACCTACTTaacccaaaaaagaaaaaaaaaactttttacatgtTCATACATTTCATGTTGCAGGTGTTTGTTTGTTGGTTTAATCTATATCAAACATGCACTATGCAGTCACCTTAGATGTTTTACACATGGTATATATGtaaatttttgttttttcataTTTGACCATGTGCTAATACATTTCATGTTGCAGGTGTTTGTAGTCATGTTTTTTTGCAGGCAATATAGATACTGTGAGCAAGTTCATAGATTTAGAGTCCTTGAGTGGTGTTACTAAGGAAGAGTGGAGACAAGTGAGGCACACATTTAAAGAAAATCAACACATATCTTGTTTACAGTAAGGCACACATTAGGTTATTAGAAATATTAGTTTGTAAATTTATGTTACAACTTTTAttaatttgttttatctttccattgaacgattatttgtatgacattaaatttatgcaatggattctattttttgtatatgatattttattttctattatgaaacattaaatacaaatttaatttgaaaataattaaatctattaataatatttgtttttaaatatttaaaattatgatacgcaaaaatgtttgtcatcttcatttatgacatggcctttcttgacacggactttcttgatacgcattgcgtgtcactAACACGCGCATCGTAAGGTTACAAcatgcgaatgcgtgtcgtcttcctttatgatagggccttccttgatacgcattgcgtgtcgtaaacgagcgtcgtaattgcacgtcgtaaatacgcatcgtctatagacgacacgcaaaagtgcgtcgtctctctttatgacagggccttccttgacgcgcatttgcgcgtcgtctgagccttttacgacgcgcaatgagcgtcgtaaaagcctgtttttctagtagtgtaagcAAAGTTCAGACCATGAAAGGAAAAAcaaaatttgattttggtttgtcctcaaccttatcttatgattgtaggtttggaattgataaattcacatggataggaacacatacaccataaagtcTAGGTGGAAAAAGttttcgctctaattcatgaaaatgattatgaggaaacactatCGGTAGTAGATTTTAAATCTGGTTGATATCATTATTGTTAGCAGTTgtgataattgcgttctcaaattcatgtatgattatggcatcccttttcatagttccaattgtgagaaatggcaagaaatagtttgaacgttcaggaattattgttataagttTTTAAAAGGATTAAACACACATGTATGTTATCTAATGAAAGGAGTATGAGCTTGACAAGTCAAGATGAAGACTTATCAAAGCACcacgtattagaaatctgaactttagtaagaaagtcatgAGCATTGATTTTCTAAAATTCTAGTTGATTTCTAGATACATGTAACTCCCGTagatttgggctagtcaatttagaaacaataagcaTCACAAATGAGTTTTTtgtggaatattatttagaaggattaatcttaaccaagttgtagtatatgttacaagggttccgtacatataaacaacgccgaaatccgagttataatgaagttatggcccgtcgaagttttacggcaaaatcgaCACGaaaccgggagacgtaaatagtgaatttacgatataggactttttagccttattaatctaaaataaagtcgtagaatatgttaaaacgagagcgtccataaaaagaacgcccaaatctgacttcatatgaggaagttatgatttttctaagatttggcatagcagtgcacgacccaaaactcgaattttagatcgagcattTTTGGCCtatgtgacctaaatgagagttgaagatatcattaataggaactcaatggtaaaaagacagacgaaaacggagttcgtatgtcgaagttatgaattttacacggacatttaacagtataatcacctagtactgttaaatttaagatcggtcgagaattagccgacggagtcaaaatgaaagttgtagatcttatttttacctacgcgtgaatataaagaacgtcgaaaacggagctcgtatgcgaaagttatgattttttttaaaatcgactgatttccaccctatgtgcgatgccacgtgtcagcaccaggctcaGACTTGGAGCCCAAGctggctcacgatgtgagcatcataaaactcacgacgtgagtgaccCACCAGCCCCTTATAAATAAGAGGTGACGTCTCCATTCTTCCTCACACCACCCATcacttccttctctctctagaacctctctctagccccgaaaccccccgaaataccttgggaacctccctagcacgaggcggatgCCCAAAGTGCCCGAcggctctgagaagaagagcCTTTTGGCTCGGGAATTTTGCTCCAGTGGAGCCTCGTTTTGAGAAAAAACCCactataagtgagctacgcctaccttatctttagtatagcttatgtttcaatatagtaatgttattatgaCCTTATAATAAGTGTTTGAGCTATTATTGCGACTTATATAAGATTCGTTATACTCTCTTTTTAACAGCTTgcggtatggggaatctggtttggagggccgcttgggttgctggattcagaagtgttttatgccaaaatgatcccaccctccggtgttccatgtctggcccctgtctgtacatagtggtgaagagtattgtttaacgcttatataatagtaataatagctagactattaattagtctcagtgaatattagactaaacccgagtggtaacgaagtgttgtccgagtacaaAGTCTATATATTTGttcatatgaagtattttatataaattacgtgctacgtgttcatattatctatatacttgctatctatgctggatgaacgattttatacatgttttaaatgatttaaactgtatatgtattttatatctataaaatatGTTTGGTAACACATGGGTAGATTAgagatgagataaatgatgagcgatgatataTGAGTGGTAAATTATGGTGAGAAGCGATGACCTAAGCGATGAACCAAGTGATGGTcctgtcatctagcagagtatggatgacaacaacggactattctagacagtccagtggaacactagcaggctcgcaacctgtaggtgttgtgaacgatgtgttctcCCGGTAAACTCGATACCCTAGCGACTATGCCACTTAGTTCCTATTGTATAAAACCTAGtgactatgagacttagtgcctaaaccctggcgactatgcgacttcgtgcctattgagtaaagcCTAA
The genomic region above belongs to Lactuca sativa cultivar Salinas chromosome 4, Lsat_Salinas_v11, whole genome shotgun sequence and contains:
- the LOC128133870 gene encoding protein FLX-like 3 — its product is MAKNGHVVEENVTLQRELVAVKDEIHRLGQIIPKLHVEKDARATDLIDRGMKLEAELRDVEPLMADVGQLRSEFQKLTSLRQELSSQI